Genomic window (Funiculus sociatus GB2-C1):
TCGTCTTGTCGATAAGCAGATTTGACAATTGCTACAGGTGTTTTGGGGTCGCGGTATTGCAGAAAGATTTCTGTAGCTGTGGCAATTTGTTGGGTGCGAGTTTGCGATCGCGGGTTATACAAAGCTGTGACAAAATCAGCTTGGGCAGCTGCTTTTAATCTCTTCTCAATCACTTCCCACGGTGTCAGCAAGTCGCTTAAACTAATCGCGCAGAAGTCGTGCATCAAGGGCGCACCGACGCGGGAGGCGGCTGCTTGTAGGGCGGTGATCCCCGGAAAAACCTGAACTGCGGGAGTTTTGCCATCCCAACCTTTAACTTGCAATTCTTCCAGCACTAACCCCGCCATACCATAAATACCGCAGTCGCCAGAGGAGACAACCGCTACAGTTAATCCCCAGTTGCCTAATTCAATCGCCCTTTCGGCGCGTTGACGTTCTTGGGTAATCGGTAAAGCTTCTACAATTTGTCCAGGGCGCAAAAGTGGGGTAATTAAGTCGATGTAGAGAGAGTAACCAATGACTGCATCGGCTTGAGAAATGGCTGTTTGGGCGGCTGGAGTCATCTGATCTAATTTTCCTGGCCCAGTACCAATTAGGAATAAACAGCCTGTGCGCCCAGTGTATTCTAAATTGGATTGCGCGATCGCTACCGTTACCGCCCCCGGTTGCCCTTCCAATCTAAAAATTTGTTTGGGAACCAGTAGTTTACTAACTTCAGGAAAACGGGCTTCTCCAGCTGCATATATTGCTGCTGCTTCTGCGACGCTGGGGGTTCCAACTTCTGCTTCTACAACATTTGAAGGGTTGGGAACTGTAACTGAACGTAGTATTTCTGCCCGAAAGGTTCGTAAAGGTAAATTGCGATCGCGACAAAATTCCACTAACCCAACTTCATCGGCTTTGATATCAATTGTACCGATACCTGCGATCGCGGCAATAGCCAAGTGATTCTTCCGAAAAACTTGCTCAATTGCTGTTTCAATTAATTCTCTAGACGTTCCCCGTTCGCAACCAATTCCTACCCATAAAACTCTGGGATGCCATTGTACTTTTGGTAAATCTGATTCTCTGGAAAATTGTCGCTGTGTGGAACTAATCCAAATTCTCGCTTTTGGTGAAACTGATTCTTCTTTATGTGCGGCGGTATATTCCGGAAATCCGAAATAAAACGGATGTTGGGGTAGATGATTTTGCCACAAGGTAGATCCAGCTTCTTGAATGACTTGAACGAGTTCGCCTCTTGCAACAGCTGCACTAACTTCTGTCCAATCTCCCTCGCCACGACTCCAGCCAAAGGGAACTCCGAGTATATCAACACCTGGTAATTTTAATGCAGATGATGCGCCCGTTAAAACTGGAGTTGCGCCAATAGAGTGCGCGATCGCTCTTGCCAATTGATCGGCTTTTCCCTGATGACCACTGCACAAACTAATAACAAATTTACCATTTTCATCCAACACCACCACAGCCGGATCGCGGGATTTATCCTGTAACAAAGGTGCAATCAGTCGCACCACCGCCCCTGCTGCTAAACAGAAAATAAACGCCTGATGTTGATGCCAAATTTCGATTAAATGGTCTTTCAGAGAACCGTGATAAACCTCTAGAGACGTTGAATGCAAAGCCTCTACATTGGTTAAGGAATCCGGTACCCAAAGGGTTGCACCAGCCGCCTGAGTTAGAGGCTGTAATATTTTGGTGGCGCTGGGGGTAGTGGCGATCGCAGCTATCGGCTGAAACTCGCGCCAAACTAATACCATCTATATTTCTTCGTCCTCTTCCTCGTCAAAATCTTCGTCGTCTTCGTCTAAATATTCTTCGTCTTCGTCGAAATCTTCATCGTCTTCGTCGAAATCTTCGTCCAAATCTTCATCATCCTCTTCGGCTGCCGAAATGTTTTCTATTCTCAGAACATCAGCCTTTATCGGGATGCCTTCCTTGAAAAAGTAAGGTTTCTTACCCAACATCTCTTTGGTTGCGTCGAGTTCGGTGACACTTCCGATTGTCTCCCAGTCGGAATAAACAAGATTGGTCATATAATAGCCGTCGGTAATATAAGAGCAATTTACATTAGTCAAAAGTGAATCGGGCAACAAAGCGATCGCGTGAGACTGTTGACCAGTTGAATGCTGGATAAATGAGGCTTTACGAGCATTGTCGCAAATCGACATAAAACCCCCCACAAAACCTGAAATTCGTAGCTTAGGCAACTATCAAGACACTATTAAACCTTAAAAGCTGAAAATTCGCTTATTTTTAGGATTTTTTTATTTTTGCCATCAATATCGCCTATTTTACGGTTAAGTACCAAGGGTTACAATTAGCCTTAATGTCTGCCCTAAAGTTCTGGCTAAGAGGATGTTTGAAAAGTGCTTTTTCAAACGCTATGGGTTAGAGATCCCCCTTGCATCCCCCTTAAAAAGGGGGACTTTGAAGATTTCCCCCCCTTAAAAAGGGGGGCTAGGGGGGATCTCCAAGATTTCAGCGTCACATAGATAACTTTTCAAACATCCTTTAATAGTTAAAGTCAGTTTTAACTGACTAAAATATAGAACTTATCAAAGTTTCAACTTCTTTTAACGGGTGTAGAGACGCTTTTATTCTACCAAGACTTACGCAGTTAATTAGTGAATGCCTGATTCTGTCGTAGGGGCATGGCATTGCCATGCCCCTACAGCGTGTTGACGTGCGTAAGCCCTATTCACGTCTCTACAATCTTGTGCTATTCCCTAACCACCAACCTGAATATTAACGGTTGAAGGCTGATGACTAATCGCTGGTGTCTGAGTGCTAACCACAGGCACTCCATGCAACATCGTTGTGCGGGTGACGGAACTGTTAGCTAAACTAAACAGCGGGTTAGAAAGAATTCCCGCTACAGATGTCGCTATTAACGACAGTACCAAAGTCACTTGTAAAGGACGCATTCCTGGTAAATTCCAGCGAATTTCTGGATAGTTCTTCACAGCTTCAGACATTTCTTGTGGTTCCTTGACTACCATCATCCTCACAACGCGGATGTAGTAGTAAATGGAGACGACGCTAGTAACTAAACCTAGCAATACTAAGCCGTAAGCACCAGCTTTCCAAGCTGCCCAGAACAGGTAAATTTTACCGAAGAAGCCAGCTAGA
Coding sequences:
- the cobJ gene encoding precorrin-3B C(17)-methyltransferase, producing MVLVWREFQPIAAIATTPSATKILQPLTQAAGATLWVPDSLTNVEALHSTSLEVYHGSLKDHLIEIWHQHQAFIFCLAAGAVVRLIAPLLQDKSRDPAVVVLDENGKFVISLCSGHQGKADQLARAIAHSIGATPVLTGASSALKLPGVDILGVPFGWSRGEGDWTEVSAAVARGELVQVIQEAGSTLWQNHLPQHPFYFGFPEYTAAHKEESVSPKARIWISSTQRQFSRESDLPKVQWHPRVLWVGIGCERGTSRELIETAIEQVFRKNHLAIAAIAGIGTIDIKADEVGLVEFCRDRNLPLRTFRAEILRSVTVPNPSNVVEAEVGTPSVAEAAAIYAAGEARFPEVSKLLVPKQIFRLEGQPGAVTVAIAQSNLEYTGRTGCLFLIGTGPGKLDQMTPAAQTAISQADAVIGYSLYIDLITPLLRPGQIVEALPITQERQRAERAIELGNWGLTVAVVSSGDCGIYGMAGLVLEELQVKGWDGKTPAVQVFPGITALQAAASRVGAPLMHDFCAISLSDLLTPWEVIEKRLKAAAQADFVTALYNPRSQTRTQQIATATEIFLQYRDPKTPVAIVKSAYRQDEQIALTTLDKLLTMSIDMLTTVLIGNQSTRTHAEWMITPRGYLGFDNENC